GGCATGGCGTGGGTGACAAGGCGCCATTTCACTTTGGCAAAAGCGCTTTGTACGTTTGTTGCAAGAAATAGAACTGTAAGTAAAACTGCGATTTTTGTTTTCATGATTCACCAATTACTGTTAAATTTTCGCAAACAGAGAGATATGTCCAGAAATTTCAGGTTTTCTCTTTACTATCGTTGACGTTTTTTGAAGGTACAGTTGTTATTGTTTATGTTATTCACACACCATAGGCTTCTCTCCTTTTTTATATTGTTTTTGTCTTTCGGCAGATACCGTGGCTAAAACCCAAGCAGATATCTGGGGAGCCACAGGATAATCTGCGGAAACATAAAAATGATAACAAGGCAGATCGCCTGCAGGGTTAACAGCGGCAGGCTTGATTTATAGATCTCAATGATGTCAATATCTGGTGGAGTACATCCTTTGAGATAGAACAGGCTGAAACCAAAAGGCGGCGAAATATAGGCGCTCTGCAGGATAACGTTGATCGCCAGGCCGATCCATAGCGGATCAAATCCCAGGCGTGACAGGATCGGAGCGATAATCGGCACCGCAAGAAAAATAACGGCACCCGGTTCCAGAAACATTCCCAGGATAAAGACAAAGATAGCGGCAACGACAAAGACCATATTGGCGCCGCCCGGCATATTCATCGCGAAGTCGGCAACAATTGCGTTGCCGCCCAGCCCGGAAAACACCGACCCAAAAGCTCCGGCACCGAT
This sequence is a window from Dethiosulfovibrio peptidovorans. Protein-coding genes within it:
- a CDS encoding C4-dicarboxylate ABC transporter permease, with the translated sequence AVTGVSIGGLFAGGISAGVLLATLYILYIFIRGLLDPGFAPALAPEERVSWGEKLISVRSVFFPGMLIVLVLGTILLGIASPTEAAAFGAAGAIVIGLINRRLTWEIVHSSCYETLSVTAMVGFMMIGAGAFGSVFSGLGGNAIVADFAMNMPGGANMVFVVAAIFVFILGMFLEPGAVIFLAVPIIAPILSRLGFDPLWIGLAINVILQSAYISPPFGFSLFYLKGCTPPDIDIIEIYKSSLPLLTLQAICLVIIFMFPQIILWLPRYLLGF